A part of Rhopalosiphum maidis isolate BTI-1 chromosome 3, ASM367621v3, whole genome shotgun sequence genomic DNA contains:
- the LOC113559796 gene encoding SCAN domain-containing protein 3-like, giving the protein MDKFVVKRRKVEDGVLLNSSIENENNHVASTSVVNKVAQKNKQPTPILVRKYLDSYLSFGFTFNGPENRPVPQCIVCGKKLSNESMVPSKLKRHLSSKHSHLLGKDKNYFSRLLSSEEKQAKAMVRRVSISERALLASYKVSEIVAKRIQPHTIAEDIILPACKEIVKSMLGDNAEKEISFVPLSNDTVSRRIDDMSSDIQCHVREKLSDSRLFSLQLDESTDISKKFQLLSYIRFIDEDSVIEQFLAYSELPTTSTGADVYDSMSNILTENGLSWKNCLSVCTDGAPAMTGKFKGFVAKVKQNFPNVGSIHCFIHREALIVKTIPAELKIVLNLVVNMVNFVKLRAYKSRLLKEMCHEAGSKHDTLVLHTEIRWLSRGKVLQKFYELKNELSRLFSAEKPNFAAYLNDTEWCAKVAYLADIFYHLNCLNESMQEKEENILTSSDKLKGFLKKLEVWKRHVEKKSLKMFPLTFDIDPQGDITAQLVLNHLTALEDSMAQYFPHILIEKYDWVRNPYVTSSEPITYLSLEKEEQLAEIQEDRTLRLKYNELPLIGFWIYVKTKYPVIAEEAINILLHFSTTYLCELGFSALSNIKNKKRESPLSINQEMRVCLSSIPPRIEFLCTNRQTQVFHY; this is encoded by the coding sequence ATGGATAAATTTGTAGTGAAAAGGAGAAAAGTTGAAGATGGTGTACTATTGAATAGTAGCAtcgaaaacgaaaataatcatGTTGCAAGTACAAGTGTTGTAAATAAAGTAgcgcaaaaaaacaaacaacctACTCCTATTTTAGTCCGTAAGTATCTTGATAGCTATTTAAGCTTtggttttacatttaatgGTCCTGAAAACCGTCCTGTGCCACAATGTATCGTTTGTGGAAAAAAACTCAGCAATGAATCCATGGTCCCTAGTAAACTGAAAAGGCATTTAAGTAGTAAACATAGCCATCTACTtggaaaagataaaaattacttcTCTCGACTGTTGTCATCGGAAGAAAAACAAGCAAAAGCTATGGTACGAAGAGTTTCTATAAGTGAGAGAGCACTATTGGCCAGTTATAAAGTGTCTGAAATAGTAGCAAAACGAATACAGCCTCACACTATCGCAGAAGACATTATTTTACCGGCTTGCAAAGAAATAGTTAAATCTATGCTGGGTGATAATGCAGAGAAGGAAATATCCTTTGTTCCATTGTCAAACGATACTGTGTCAAGGCGTATTGATGACATGTCTTCAGACATCCAATGCCATGTGCGTGAAAAGTTAAGTGACAGTAGATTATTTTCACTGCAGCTCGATGAGTCGACTGATATTAGTAAGAAATTTCAATTACTAAGCTATATCAGGTTCATTGATGAAGACTCAGTTATTGAACAATTTCTGGCATATTCTGAACTACCCACAACGTCAACTGGAGCAGATGTGTATGACTCAATGTCcaatattttaacagaaaATGGGCTATCTTGGAAAAACTGTCTTTCTGTTTGTACTGACGGAGCACCTGCTATGACTGGAAAATTCAAAGGCTTTGTTGCTAAAGTTAAACAAAACTTTCCAAATGTTGGCTCAATACATTGCTTTATCCACCGCGAGGCTCTAATAGTGAAGACTATTCCTGCAgaactaaaaattgttttgaaccTAGTTGTAAACATGGTAAATTTCGTTAAATTGAGGGCTTATAAATCAAGACTTCTCAAAGAAATGTGTCATGAAGCGGGATCCAAACACGATACTCTGGTACTTCATACAGAGATACGCTGGTTGTCGAGAGGTAAAGTcctacaaaaattttatgagctTAAAAACGAGCTGTCAAGACTCTTTAGCGCTGAAAAACCAAACTTTGCTGCTTATTTGAACGACACAGAGTGGTGTGCCAAAGTAGCTTACTTGgctgatatattttatcatttaaactgCTTAAATGAGAGTATGcaagaaaaagaagaaaatatcTTGACCTCAAGTGATAAACTGAAAGGGTTCTTAAAGAAACTAGAAGTATGGAAACGACATGTAGAAAAGAAAAGCTTAAAGATGTTTCCTTTAACTTTTGATATAGATCCACAGGGTGACATAACCGCTCAACTAGTTCTAAATCACCTCACAGCTCTTGAGGACAGTATGGCACAGTATTTTCCCCATATCTTAATTGAAAAGTATGATTGGGTGCGTAATCCTTACGTTACTTCGTCAGAACCAATAACTTACCTATCTCTTGAGAAAGAAGAACAGCTAGCAGAAATCCAGGAGGATAGAACACTGCGACTGAAGTATAATGAATTACCACTAATTGGATTTTGGATTTATGTAAAGACAAAATATCCTGTAATAGCGGAAGAagcaataaacattttgttacaCTTTTCAACCACCTACCTTTGCGAGTTAGGCTTTTCGGCActatcaaacataaaaaacaaaaaacgggAGAGTCCTCTTTCCATTAATCAGGAAATGCGTGTGTGCTTGTCTTCAATTCCACCACGAATCGAATTTTTGTGTACAAATCGACAAACTcaagtttttcattattaa
- the LOC113559897 gene encoding frizzled-2-like has product MSCRPLIAAPSFAAATSLLLIGLCAVSFAHSSRQQIQDGSIGDDTTGHHGRCEPITIPFCMGIAYNETIMPNLFGQQRQDEAGFEVQQYYPLVKIQCSHDLQFFLCSVFVPVCTIIERPIPPCRSLCVSARNGCESIMNRFQIQWPDNLECSKFPENGQLCVGENNVTNTSPTPQTGLIEQNGKDFSAPGSRHFSGDQGYSNNPNSFDIGFVCPQQFRIESNSNKKRSDRNNQVYTLKVGNKVVKDCGVPCDAFWSQDQMRKARSWVALWSVLCAISCLFTSLTFAIDTHRFRYPERPIIFLSLCYLMVSISYLIGYLSGNNIACNKQNLITQGTDDNEWCTVLFMVSYFFSTASSVWWVVLTLTWFLAAGLKWGHEAIEANSHYFHLAAWTVPAAKTITVLAMGKIEGDVLTGICSMAVWSDDTAVRDMVLIPLVVYLILGTAFWMAGFVSLCRIRKVMKHDGTRGTDKLEKLMIRIGVFSVLYTVPAVAQILCLVYEHVNLSSWIISWHSTLCQDPKYALPCPSQPSDPGRKPSFEVFIAKYFVSLLVGLTSSVWIWSGKTLNSWQKFLARIRPNSGKSEAYV; this is encoded by the exons ATGTCGTGCCGACCGCTTATTGCGGCGCCGTCGTTCGCGGCAGCAACGTCGTTGCTGTTGATAGGTTTGTGTGCGGTTTCGTTCGCCCACTCTTCGAGGCAACAGATCCAAGACGGATCGATCGGCGACGACACGACCGGCCACCATGGCCGGTGTGAACCCATCACCATACCGTTTTGCATGGGCATAGCGTACAACGAAACAATCATGCCCAACTTGTTTGGCCAACAGCGTCAAGACGAAGCGGGCTTCGAAGTGCAGCAGTACTATCCGCTGGTGAAAATCCAGTGTTCGCACGATTTGCAATTCTTTTTGTGCAGTGTTTTCGTTCCCGTCTGCACTATTATCGAAAGACCTATCCCACCGTGTCGATCACTGTGTGTGTCAGCTCGTAATGGTTGTGAATCGATCATGAATCGTTTTCAAATCCAATGGCCCGATAACCTAGAATGTTCAAAGTTCCCTGAAAACGGGCAACTCTGCGTTGGTGAGAATAACGTAACAAACACTTCTCCGACACCGCAGACTGGCTTAATAGAACAAAACGGAAAAGATTTTTCAGCGCCAGGTTCTAGACACTTTTCAGGAGACCAAGGATATTCAAACAATCCCAATAGCTTTGACATTGGATTCGTTTGCCCACAACAATTTCGAATTGAGTCtaacagtaataaaaaaagatctGATAGAAATAATCaagtttatacattaaaagttGGCAATAAGGTAGTAAAGGATTGTGGTGTACCGTGTGATGCATTTTGGAGTCAAGATCAAATGCGCAAAGCTAGATCATGGGTGGCTTTGTGGTCTGTATTGTGTGCTATATCCTGTTTGTTTACATCTTTAACATTTGCCATCGATACTCACCGTTTTCGATATCCTGAACGACCAATAATATTCTTGTCTTTATGTTATCTGATGGTTTCCATATCTTATCTGATTGGATATTTATCAGGAAACAACATTGCGTGCAACAagcaaaatttaattactcaAGGTACAGATGATAATGAATGGTGCACTGTACTATTTATGGTGTCGTATTTCTTTAGTACTGCATCTTCTGTATGGTGGGTTGTGTTGACATTGACTTGGTTCTTGGCTGCGGGACTTAAATGGGGACATGAAGCTATTGAAGCAAATTCTCATTATTTCCACTTGGCGGCATGGACAGTTCCTGCTGCTAAAACAATTACAGTACTGGCTATGGGAAAAATTGAGG gtgaTGTGTTAACTGGTATCTGTTCAATGGCTGTTTGGAGTGATGATACTGCTGTGAGAGATATGGTGCTGATTCCTTTAGTAGTATACTTGATCTTGGGTACAGCATTTTGGATGGCTGGATTTGTTTCTTTATGCCGCATTCGAAAAGTAATGAAACATGATGGCACCCGAGGTACTGACAAATTGGAAAAATTGATGATAAGAATTGGGGTCTTTAGTGTTTTATACACAGTACCTGCTGTGGCTCAAATCTTATGCTTAGTTTATGAACATGTCAATCTCAGTTCATGGATAATTAGTTGGCATTCTACTCTTTGTCAAGATCCAAAGTATGCTTTACCATGTCCTTCTCAACCCAGTGATCCAGGAAGAAAACCTAGCTTTGAGGTGTTTAtagctaaatattttgtttcattattaGTTGGTCTTACATCGAGTGTTTGGATTTGGTCtggtaaaactttaaatagttGGCAAAAATTTTTGGCACGAATTCGACCTAATTCAGGTAAATCTGAAGCAtatgtttaa